A genomic stretch from Methanobrevibacter sp. includes:
- a CDS encoding AI-2E family transporter gives MGVDIKNYLNPPVLLVIFLVIVSLMFIFPVLNMILLGAILAYLVRPVAHKIQSKLKFSTVSILLAMVVVLIPLILLVVYISYELSSVITTLMASNYYANLDQILSQLPVDVNSINSSINSSLNEIAKYLLGYAVSFLSKFLNISLDLFILVCSVFYFARDGDKCLNFIRDFVPEDSKKFFDNTCESVKDVLRSIFYGHFLTSVIIGIFGCIGYSLLGYPFGIFLGVLTGILQLIPVFGPWPIYWALFFIDIFSGNYVRAAVVLLFGFFLSTIDMYIRPALSSHYAEIHPLILLVGFLSGPLVYGVVGFIVGPLILGITYTVLDNYRKEYILGEE, from the coding sequence ATGGGTGTAGACATTAAGAATTATTTAAATCCTCCAGTCTTGCTGGTAATTTTCTTGGTTATAGTTTCATTAATGTTTATATTCCCAGTTTTAAATATGATACTTTTAGGAGCTATTTTAGCTTATCTGGTTAGGCCGGTAGCTCATAAAATTCAATCCAAATTAAAATTTTCAACAGTTTCGATTTTACTGGCAATGGTTGTTGTTTTAATTCCATTGATACTGCTTGTGGTTTATATTTCCTATGAACTTTCTTCAGTTATAACTACATTGATGGCAAGCAACTATTATGCGAATTTAGATCAAATCCTTTCACAATTGCCTGTAGATGTAAACTCTATCAATTCATCAATAAACTCATCATTAAATGAAATTGCAAAATACCTTTTAGGATATGCCGTTAGTTTTCTAAGCAAATTCCTAAATATCAGTTTGGATTTATTTATTCTGGTATGTTCAGTATTCTATTTTGCCCGTGACGGTGATAAATGCTTAAATTTCATCAGGGATTTTGTTCCGGAAGACTCTAAAAAGTTTTTTGACAATACCTGCGAGTCAGTTAAAGATGTTTTAAGAAGCATATTTTATGGACACTTCCTGACCTCAGTAATAATTGGTATTTTCGGATGTATTGGATATTCACTTTTAGGTTATCCGTTCGGAATATTTTTAGGTGTTTTAACAGGTATTTTACAGTTAATTCCAGTATTTGGGCCTTGGCCAATATACTGGGCATTATTTTTCATCGACATATTTTCAGGAAATTACGTAAGGGCGGCAGTTGTCTTGCTTTTTGGTTTTTTCTTAAGCACTATAGACATGTATATAAGACCTGCCTTGTCAAGCCATTATGCGGAAATTCATCCGTTAATCCTGCTTGTAGGATTCCTGTCAGGTCCTTTGGTATATGGTGTAGTGGGATTCATTGTCGGACCTTTAATTTTAGGAATAACATATACTGTTTTAGATAATTATAGAAAGGAATACATTCTTGGAGAGGAGTAA
- a CDS encoding DNA-directed DNA polymerase, with protein sequence MQRNVVILDIDYVTFEDKPVIRLFSKDGDKNIILLDDTFEPYLYVVSDNIEECIQEIKDNLDVVNAEHVIKKDFQIESDFIKVTFKHPQELAKNRDNLRDLENVIQIREFDIPFYRRYLMDKDIIPMTEVVAVGEEVESFLKLDSTKQDITIIKLTEPLKRVEEYPQNFRILSFDLEVRNPHGMPNSDEDEIIMIGVASNFGINQVISTKTNSDDRDDFVNQVDSEREMIQEFVRIIKDNNVDIIVGYNSDNFDFPYLKDRAKLLGVDLDIGMDESDVKYIRRGYANAASLKGLIHVDLYLVMRRYMSLERYTLERVYYELFGEEKIDVPGEQIFEFWDNGGEALDNLFDYSLDDVVSTLKIAEQTLPLNLELTRIIGQPLFDVSRMATGQQAEWFLVKQAYFDDEVVPNKQGSNFADRANAEDNEGGYVKEPETGLHENLVQFDFRSLYPSLIISKNISPDVMELGDVENEDEYNISPEHGIKFKKSPQGFIPSVIDKILQERFRIKREMKASNDPQQKKALDVQQQAIKRLANTMYGIYGFPRFRWYSFECAKAITSWGRQYIKSSIKKAEEFGFYTIYADTDGFYVKYKKEKE encoded by the coding sequence ATGCAAAGAAATGTTGTAATTTTAGATATTGATTATGTAACATTTGAAGATAAACCTGTTATCAGATTATTTTCAAAAGACGGCGATAAAAACATAATACTTCTAGATGATACATTTGAACCTTATTTATATGTTGTATCAGATAATATTGAAGAATGTATTCAGGAAATTAAAGACAATCTTGATGTTGTTAATGCAGAACATGTGATTAAAAAGGATTTTCAAATTGAAAGCGATTTTATAAAAGTTACTTTTAAACATCCTCAGGAGCTTGCTAAAAACAGGGATAATCTTAGGGATTTGGAAAATGTTATTCAAATAAGGGAGTTTGACATTCCATTCTACAGACGATATCTGATGGATAAGGATATAATACCAATGACTGAAGTGGTTGCTGTTGGTGAAGAAGTGGAATCATTTCTAAAATTGGATTCTACAAAACAGGATATTACTATTATTAAATTAACAGAACCTCTAAAACGTGTGGAGGAATATCCGCAAAATTTCAGAATATTAAGTTTCGATTTGGAAGTGAGAAACCCTCACGGCATGCCGAACTCTGATGAAGATGAAATAATCATGATTGGTGTTGCAAGTAACTTTGGCATAAATCAGGTTATCTCAACAAAAACCAATTCAGATGACAGGGATGATTTTGTAAATCAGGTAGACTCTGAACGTGAAATGATTCAGGAGTTTGTAAGGATAATCAAAGACAATAATGTTGATATTATTGTAGGATACAATTCAGATAATTTTGATTTCCCATATCTTAAGGACAGGGCAAAACTTCTGGGTGTTGATTTGGATATTGGAATGGATGAATCTGATGTGAAGTATATTAGAAGAGGATATGCTAATGCCGCATCTCTTAAGGGATTGATTCATGTAGATTTATATCTTGTGATGAGACGATATATGTCACTTGAGAGATATACATTGGAAAGGGTTTATTATGAACTGTTTGGTGAAGAAAAGATTGACGTTCCGGGAGAACAAATTTTTGAATTCTGGGACAATGGCGGAGAGGCGCTTGACAATCTGTTTGACTACTCTCTTGATGATGTAGTTTCAACTTTAAAAATAGCTGAACAGACATTGCCGCTTAACCTAGAACTTACTCGTATTATCGGCCAGCCTTTATTTGATGTTTCCCGTATGGCAACAGGTCAGCAGGCAGAATGGTTTTTAGTAAAACAGGCATATTTTGATGATGAAGTTGTTCCAAACAAACAGGGATCAAACTTTGCAGATAGGGCAAACGCAGAGGATAATGAGGGAGGTTATGTTAAAGAACCTGAAACCGGCCTTCATGAAAATTTAGTTCAATTCGACTTTAGAAGCCTATATCCAAGTCTTATTATTTCAAAAAATATTTCTCCGGATGTAATGGAATTGGGTGATGTGGAAAATGAGGATGAATACAATATTTCCCCCGAACATGGAATCAAATTCAAAAAATCTCCTCAGGGATTCATTCCATCCGTTATAGATAAAATTTTACAGGAACGTTTTAGAATTAAACGTGAAATGAAAGCATCAAATGACCCTCAGCAAAAAAAGGCATTGGATGTACAGCAGCAAGCTATTAAAAGACTTGCAAATACAATGTATGGAATTTATGGTTTTCCCCGTTTCAGATGGTATTCATTTGAATGTGCAAAAGCGATTACTTCCTGGGGAAGACAATATATTAAATCATCAATAAAAAAAGCAGAAGAATTTGGTTTTTACACAATATATGCTGATACTGATGGTTTTTATGTGAAATATAAAAAAGAAAAAGAGTAA
- the comC gene encoding L-sulfolactate dehydrogenase produces the protein MKIMKDNEIALVKEILKRLGASEEDQELVAEATIDADLKGFTSHGLGRFPQYLISIEAGTINLEDNITIEKETPAIALINGNSGFGQAVSYKAMKLAIKKAKEVGIACVGVHNSNHFGVTGFYSDLALRENCIGLVLANTDPAIAPLGGKEALIGTNPLALGIPSKTYITVDMATSVTARGKIIESKRKGLDLPDGWALDKDGNPTNDPEAALKGSILPFGGFKGYALSALIEILTGPLVQAGYGHGVTGTASPTKDCTKGDLYVVIDPSKFVDFDEFVENTEDFVSQIRATGETVAIPGDLEVKRIAEAEANGIEIDEKLYEQLKEICDNLDIDIDSYLEE, from the coding sequence ATGAAGATAATGAAAGATAACGAAATAGCTCTTGTAAAAGAAATATTAAAAAGATTAGGAGCTAGTGAAGAAGACCAGGAATTAGTAGCGGAAGCTACAATTGATGCGGATTTAAAAGGATTTACCTCTCATGGTCTTGGTAGATTCCCACAATACTTAATTAGTATCGAAGCAGGAACAATTAATTTAGAAGATAACATTACTATTGAAAAAGAAACTCCTGCCATTGCATTAATAAATGGTAATAGTGGATTTGGACAAGCTGTTTCATATAAAGCAATGAAATTAGCAATCAAAAAAGCTAAAGAAGTAGGAATTGCTTGTGTTGGAGTTCACAATTCAAATCACTTTGGAGTTACCGGATTTTACTCTGATTTAGCATTGAGAGAAAATTGTATTGGTCTTGTTTTAGCAAATACCGATCCTGCAATCGCACCACTTGGTGGTAAAGAAGCATTAATCGGAACAAATCCTCTTGCATTAGGTATTCCATCAAAAACCTACATTACTGTAGATATGGCAACATCAGTTACAGCTCGTGGAAAAATTATTGAATCAAAAAGAAAAGGCTTAGATTTACCTGACGGTTGGGCATTAGACAAAGATGGAAATCCAACCAATGACCCAGAAGCTGCATTAAAAGGTTCAATTTTACCATTTGGTGGTTTTAAAGGTTATGCTCTTTCTGCATTAATAGAAATCCTCACAGGCCCATTAGTACAGGCAGGATATGGTCATGGAGTAACAGGTACTGCATCCCCAACCAAAGATTGTACTAAAGGAGACTTATATGTTGTAATCGATCCAAGCAAATTTGTTGATTTTGATGAATTTGTTGAAAATACAGAAGACTTTGTTTCACAAATTAGAGCTACCGGAGAAACTGTTGCAATTCCTGGAGATTTAGAAGTAAAAAGAATTGCTGAAGCAGAGGCTAACGGTATTGAAATTGATGAAAAATTATATGAACAATTAAAAGAAATCTGTGACAATTTAGACATTGACATTGATTCATATTTAGAAGAATAA
- the purM gene encoding phosphoribosylformylglycinamidine cyclo-ligase yields MVTYSESGVDIDLEAVTVSKLADKLKSTLSCRDIITDSGHYAALVKLGDKAIAMSTDGVGSKILIAEMMNKYDTVGIDCIAMVVNDILCVGAEPIALVDYLAVEKPDPERASEIAEGLVKGAEESKIAIIGGETASLPGIIKDFDLAGTGIGFVDIDKIITGENIEPGNVLIGIESNGIHSNGYSLARKALFDDAGFSVDDKMPNSDTTIGEELIRPTELYVKPIVALFEKEYKLNGLAHITGGGFTNLRRLKKGVGYDITDLPEVPEIFKLIYQQDVDIKEMYKVFNMGVGFVVICEEDEAEKIMNTLKEYCNCQIIGKVTDDEKITVKAFEGSEIEY; encoded by the coding sequence ATGGTTACTTATTCAGAATCTGGTGTTGACATAGACCTTGAAGCTGTTACAGTTTCAAAATTAGCAGATAAACTTAAATCAACATTATCATGTAGAGACATAATTACAGACAGCGGACATTATGCAGCTTTAGTTAAATTAGGTGACAAAGCCATTGCAATGAGTACTGATGGTGTAGGAAGTAAAATTTTAATTGCAGAAATGATGAATAAATATGACACCGTAGGTATTGATTGTATTGCCATGGTTGTTAATGACATCCTATGTGTGGGCGCAGAACCTATTGCATTGGTTGATTATCTCGCTGTTGAAAAGCCAGACCCTGAAAGAGCTTCTGAAATTGCAGAAGGTCTTGTCAAAGGTGCTGAAGAATCTAAAATAGCTATCATTGGTGGTGAAACAGCATCACTTCCAGGAATTATTAAAGATTTTGACCTTGCAGGAACCGGTATTGGATTCGTTGATATTGATAAAATCATTACCGGTGAAAATATAGAACCTGGAAACGTTTTAATAGGTATTGAAAGTAATGGAATCCACTCAAACGGATACAGCTTAGCAAGAAAAGCACTATTTGATGATGCCGGATTTAGTGTTGATGATAAAATGCCAAATTCTGACACTACAATTGGTGAAGAGCTAATTAGACCAACTGAACTTTATGTTAAACCTATTGTGGCATTATTTGAAAAAGAATATAAACTCAATGGACTTGCTCATATTACCGGAGGAGGTTTTACCAATCTCAGACGTTTGAAAAAAGGTGTCGGATATGATATTACCGACCTTCCGGAAGTCCCAGAAATTTTTAAACTAATTTACCAACAAGACGTGGACATCAAAGAGATGTATAAAGTTTTCAATATGGGTGTCGGTTTTGTTGTAATTTGTGAAGAAGATGAAGCTGAAAAAATTATGAATACTTTAAAAGAATACTGTAATTGCCAAATTATCGGTAAAGTAACAGATGACGAAAAAATCACTGTTAAAGCTTTTGAAGGATCTGAAATTGAATACTGA
- a CDS encoding beta-CASP ribonuclease aCPSF1 encodes MTSDILENIKKEILQKLPNEIQVSKVEFEGPEVVVYTKNPEIITENGDLIRSLAKELRKRIIIRSDKSALLEPEKTIDKVHEIVPDGAEITDIYFDTVTGEVVITAKKPGLVIGKYGVTSRNIVKNTGWAPKILRTPPISSDIIGKIRTVQKNSSKERKKMLQRLGRQIHQGSKYPNDWARVTSMGGFKEVGRSSMLLQTPNSRVLLDCGVNVAASDNKNAFPYLNAPEFSIEELDAVIISHAHLDHCGFVPYLFHYGYDGPVYCTTPTRDLTTLLQFDHLDIAHREGNPLPFTSKHVKQAIKNTITLDYGEVTDISPDIRLTLHNAGHILGSAISHMHIGDGAHNLVYTGDFKYEPSRLLEPATIRFPRAETVIMESTYGGREDIQPSRNNAEKEMMKTIYKTLKRGGKVLVPVFAVGRAQELMVVLEEYMRHGLIEEVPIYIDGMIWEATAIHTARPEYLSKDLRDQIFHMGRNPFVSDMFEKVQNIDQRKEIVESKQPAIILSTSGMLTGGNSVEYFKWLCEDEKNTLIFVGYQSEGSMGRRVQKGWKEIPLEDDDGRTRQFCVRMQVKTINGFSGHSNRRQLMEYVKRLNPRPEKVITCHGDPYKTVDLASSIHRSYKIETKTPINLDCVRIH; translated from the coding sequence ATGACTTCAGATATTTTAGAAAATATTAAAAAAGAGATTTTGCAAAAACTACCAAACGAAATTCAGGTTTCCAAAGTAGAATTTGAAGGACCTGAAGTAGTAGTTTACACCAAAAATCCAGAAATTATAACTGAAAACGGTGACTTGATAAGGTCACTTGCAAAAGAACTAAGAAAAAGAATAATTATCAGATCTGATAAAAGTGCATTACTCGAACCTGAAAAAACTATAGACAAGGTTCATGAAATAGTTCCAGACGGTGCTGAAATCACAGACATTTATTTTGATACAGTTACTGGAGAAGTTGTAATAACCGCCAAAAAACCAGGACTTGTAATTGGAAAATATGGAGTTACTTCCAGAAATATTGTAAAAAATACAGGATGGGCTCCTAAAATCTTAAGAACTCCTCCAATTAGTTCAGATATTATTGGAAAAATCAGGACTGTGCAAAAAAACAGCAGTAAAGAAAGGAAAAAAATGTTACAACGCCTTGGACGTCAAATTCACCAAGGAAGCAAATATCCAAATGATTGGGCAAGAGTAACTTCCATGGGCGGATTCAAAGAAGTGGGACGTTCATCAATGCTTTTACAAACACCAAATAGCCGTGTTTTATTAGATTGCGGAGTTAATGTAGCAGCATCAGATAATAAAAATGCATTCCCTTATTTAAATGCGCCGGAGTTTTCAATTGAAGAATTGGACGCAGTTATTATTTCTCACGCTCACTTAGATCACTGCGGATTTGTACCATACCTGTTCCATTACGGATATGATGGTCCTGTTTATTGTACAACTCCAACCAGAGATTTAACCACATTACTGCAGTTTGACCACCTGGATATCGCTCACAGAGAAGGCAATCCTTTACCATTTACATCAAAACATGTCAAACAAGCAATTAAAAATACCATCACATTAGATTACGGAGAGGTAACAGACATCTCCCCAGACATTAGATTAACATTACACAATGCAGGACACATTCTTGGGTCTGCAATATCCCATATGCACATAGGTGACGGAGCACACAATCTCGTCTACACAGGTGATTTCAAGTACGAACCATCAAGATTACTTGAACCTGCAACAATCAGATTCCCACGTGCTGAAACAGTAATTATGGAAAGTACTTATGGTGGAAGAGAAGACATTCAGCCATCCAGAAACAATGCTGAAAAAGAAATGATGAAAACCATCTACAAAACACTCAAACGTGGTGGAAAAGTATTAGTTCCAGTATTTGCTGTAGGAAGAGCACAGGAACTTATGGTAGTATTAGAAGAATACATGAGACATGGACTAATCGAAGAAGTTCCTATCTATATTGACGGAATGATTTGGGAAGCAACTGCAATCCATACTGCAAGACCTGAATACTTAAGCAAAGATTTAAGAGACCAAATATTCCACATGGGAAGAAACCCATTTGTATCCGATATGTTTGAAAAAGTTCAAAATATTGATCAAAGAAAAGAAATAGTTGAAAGTAAACAGCCTGCAATAATTTTATCCACTTCAGGAATGTTAACTGGAGGAAACTCCGTTGAATACTTCAAATGGTTATGTGAAGATGAGAAAAATACATTAATCTTTGTAGGATATCAGTCTGAAGGTTCAATGGGAAGAAGAGTTCAAAAAGGTTGGAAAGAAATTCCTCTTGAAGATGATGATGGTAGAACTAGACAATTCTGTGTAAGAATGCAAGTTAAAACCATTAACGGATTCAGTGGACACTCAAACAGAAGACAATTAATGGAATATGTAAAAAGACTCAATCCTAGACCTGAAAAAGTCATTACATGTCACGGAGACCCTTATAAAACAGTTGATTTAGCTTCATCAATCCATAGAAGTTATAAAATTGAAACTAAAACTCCGATTAATTTAGACTGTGTGAGAATTCATTAA
- the psmB gene encoding archaeal proteasome endopeptidase complex subunit beta, translated as MDDKILEGTTTVGITCKDGVVFASERRASMGNLVAHKVAEKIFKIDDHIVTTIAGSVGDAQSLMKVIEAEVSLYQMRNNDKISVKAAASLTANILRSGPMYVQTLLGGMDGDKPSLYSLDPAGGMIEDTYISTGSGSIVAYGVLEDRFRDDLTTDEGIEIAIRAIRAAAERDTYSGNGYLVAKVDKDGFEMLDNEKIKEVLDKI; from the coding sequence ATGGATGACAAAATACTAGAAGGTACAACAACCGTCGGAATTACTTGTAAAGATGGAGTTGTATTTGCAAGCGAAAGAAGAGCTAGTATGGGAAATTTAGTAGCTCACAAAGTCGCAGAAAAAATATTTAAAATTGACGATCATATTGTAACAACCATAGCTGGTTCTGTTGGAGATGCACAAAGTTTAATGAAAGTTATTGAAGCTGAAGTATCATTATATCAGATGAGAAACAATGACAAAATTAGTGTTAAAGCTGCAGCATCCCTGACAGCAAATATATTACGTTCAGGACCTATGTATGTGCAAACATTACTTGGTGGAATGGACGGAGATAAACCATCTCTCTACTCTTTAGACCCTGCAGGAGGTATGATTGAAGACACATACATTTCCACAGGTTCAGGATCCATTGTTGCATATGGAGTTCTTGAAGACAGATTTAGAGATGATTTAACAACTGACGAAGGAATTGAAATAGCTATAAGAGCTATCAGAGCCGCTGCTGAACGTGACACTTACTCCGGAAACGGATATTTAGTTGCAAAAGTAGACAAAGATGGCTTTGAAATGTTAGACAATGAAAAAATTAAAGAAGTTTTGGATAAGATATAA
- a CDS encoding class I SAM-dependent methyltransferase family protein: MKYKKIGDILIIDKKYSGSDFEELSLKHNVKTIMEIDHIQGTKREPVYKVLYGDETETINKENGCLFKLDLSKVMWSKGNNNERLRIAKLVEDDETVIDMFAGIGYFSIPIGVHANAKEIYSIEINPNSYYYLCENIKLNKVNNITPILGDCMVETPKLKADRIIMGYVKTTHHYLNVAIDSLNKGGVIHYHETVPEKLMETRPIERIQAQAGNRDVELLKINKIKKYAPGVEHVVIDARIN, translated from the coding sequence ATGAAATATAAAAAAATTGGAGATATCCTAATCATAGATAAAAAATATTCAGGCAGTGATTTTGAAGAATTGTCCCTAAAACATAATGTTAAAACAATAATGGAAATAGATCATATCCAGGGCACAAAACGGGAACCTGTCTATAAGGTTCTTTATGGTGATGAAACCGAAACAATCAATAAGGAAAACGGGTGTTTGTTCAAATTAGATTTATCTAAAGTAATGTGGTCAAAAGGAAATAACAATGAACGGTTAAGAATCGCCAAACTTGTTGAAGATGATGAAACTGTTATCGATATGTTTGCAGGCATTGGATATTTTTCAATACCTATTGGTGTTCATGCGAATGCTAAAGAAATTTACTCCATAGAAATCAATCCCAATTCATACTATTATCTATGTGAAAATATTAAATTAAACAAGGTTAACAATATAACTCCAATTTTAGGTGATTGTATGGTTGAAACACCAAAACTAAAAGCAGACAGAATTATTATGGGGTATGTAAAGACAACTCATCATTATCTGAATGTAGCTATTGACAGCTTAAACAAAGGAGGAGTTATTCATTATCATGAAACAGTTCCTGAAAAATTAATGGAGACACGGCCGATTGAAAGAATTCAAGCCCAGGCCGGCAATCGTGATGTGGAATTATTGAAAATAAATAAAATAAAAAAATATGCTCCTGGTGTGGAACATGTTGTTATTGATGCAAGGATAAATTAG
- the cofG gene encoding 7,8-didemethyl-8-hydroxy-5-deazariboflavin synthase subunit CofG, giving the protein MKTKEDILQILNATDSEIINFMLETAKYRENNLITYSKNIFIPLTEICRNDCGYCNFKKNPDDPQAIILKTKEEILADLKEAEKYGCKEALFTFGEDADEEEIVKLKLKEYGYSKMSDYVYDICKMTLDETTLLPHTNGGNFSFEDLKKLKEVNASMGLMLENSSKRLMELPAHKKSPGKNPELRIETISNAGKLKIPYTTGILIGIGETKEEIADSLLTIKDIYDTYGHIQEVIIQNFTPIPGIEMEDWKEPSFLDMIRTVIAGTLLFKDTDVSIQVPPNLNNDTAQIFLLCGADDWGGVSPVSPDYVNITSPWPGIDELRSLTEDAGFELTERLCVYDKYINSEWLNDLLLDSISNLSLHQ; this is encoded by the coding sequence ATTAAAACCAAAGAGGATATTCTCCAAATATTAAATGCAACTGATAGCGAAATTATTAATTTCATGTTAGAAACTGCAAAATATCGGGAGAATAATCTTATTACTTATTCTAAAAATATTTTTATACCATTGACCGAAATCTGTAGGAATGATTGCGGATACTGTAATTTTAAAAAGAATCCGGATGATCCTCAAGCAATTATTCTCAAAACCAAAGAAGAAATTTTAGCAGATTTAAAGGAAGCTGAAAAATATGGCTGCAAAGAGGCTTTATTTACCTTTGGTGAAGATGCAGATGAAGAAGAAATAGTCAAACTAAAACTTAAGGAATACGGTTACTCAAAAATGAGTGATTATGTTTATGACATCTGTAAGATGACATTAGATGAAACCACTCTTCTGCCCCATACTAACGGAGGCAACTTTAGCTTTGAAGATTTGAAAAAGTTAAAAGAAGTGAATGCATCCATGGGACTGATGCTTGAAAATTCATCAAAAAGGTTAATGGAACTGCCTGCACACAAGAAAAGCCCTGGAAAAAATCCTGAGTTAAGAATAGAAACTATTTCAAATGCTGGAAAACTGAAAATTCCATATACAACAGGAATATTAATTGGAATTGGAGAAACAAAAGAAGAAATAGCAGATTCTTTGTTAACAATTAAAGATATTTACGATACCTATGGACATATTCAGGAAGTAATTATACAGAATTTTACACCAATTCCTGGAATTGAAATGGAAGATTGGAAAGAACCTAGCTTTTTGGATATGATACGAACAGTTATTGCAGGTACTTTGCTGTTCAAGGATACTGATGTCAGTATTCAAGTTCCTCCAAATCTAAACAATGACACAGCGCAGATATTTTTATTATGCGGTGCTGACGATTGGGGAGGAGTATCACCCGTCAGTCCGGATTATGTTAATATTACATCCCCATGGCCAGGTATTGATGAACTTAGGTCTTTGACTGAAGATGCAGGATTTGAATTAACAGAACGTTTATGTGTTTATGACAAATACATTAACAGTGAATGGTTAAATGACTTGCTTTTAGACAGCATTTCTAATTTATCCTTGCATCAATAA
- a CDS encoding DUF2120 family protein: MKKTYELAGKVMGFFDAFKGSRPAIDNERILIVRGRSRKVLPLNEFSSKLNEIGEILEGTELEPTSEKIDEILKTGDKNIKESETTTNDVDTNGFMRMKEELESMGLVVEYKVFEVPNFDIIIAIWEDKNEIPPLYVEVTVSEH, encoded by the coding sequence ATGAAAAAAACTTATGAACTTGCAGGTAAAGTAATGGGCTTTTTTGATGCTTTTAAAGGTTCAAGGCCTGCAATTGATAATGAAAGAATATTAATCGTTAGAGGCAGATCAAGAAAAGTCTTGCCGCTTAATGAATTTTCATCAAAACTTAATGAAATTGGGGAAATTTTAGAAGGAACCGAATTAGAACCAACTTCTGAAAAAATTGATGAAATTTTAAAAACTGGAGACAAAAATATCAAAGAAAGTGAAACAACTACAAATGACGTAGATACTAATGGATTCATGAGAATGAAAGAGGAATTGGAATCTATGGGCCTTGTAGTAGAATATAAAGTGTTTGAAGTTCCGAACTTTGATATTATTATAGCTATTTGGGAAGATAAAAATGAAATTCCACCACTTTATGTGGAAGTGACCGTATCTGAACATTAG
- the mptA gene encoding GTP cyclohydrolase MptA, which translates to MAVCLPDTQDDTPKIPIKLTRVGVTGVKKLLQLERANKRPIILLPTFDAFVDLPNDQKGVHMSRNPEAISEVLETVANGNTIDVESLCAEIVECMMKKHEYAKRVEISMTTDFMFMKESPVTKNKTQEMAKLKAKAIGFRDDDGNVSIKKSIGAEVIGMTVCPCAQESVRESDKIKLLEFLDEETTQKVLDTVTFASHNQRGVGTLFIEVPEDKVVKAEDLIEIIEQSMSSPVCELLKRPDENATVMNAHKKPVFVEDCVRNMMESIAKKYSDFPDDTLITSRQENQESIHRHNAFAEKVTTMGELKAELNIK; encoded by the coding sequence TTGGCTGTATGCTTACCCGACACACAAGATGACACTCCAAAGATACCTATTAAATTAACTAGAGTAGGTGTTACAGGAGTTAAAAAACTATTACAATTAGAAAGAGCAAATAAAAGACCTATAATATTATTGCCTACATTTGATGCATTTGTAGATTTACCAAATGATCAAAAAGGTGTACACATGTCCAGAAATCCAGAAGCAATAAGTGAAGTTCTTGAAACTGTTGCTAATGGAAATACCATAGATGTTGAATCATTATGTGCTGAAATTGTTGAATGCATGATGAAAAAGCACGAATACGCAAAGCGTGTTGAAATATCTATGACTACCGATTTTATGTTTATGAAAGAGTCCCCAGTGACTAAAAATAAAACCCAAGAAATGGCAAAATTAAAAGCCAAAGCAATTGGTTTTAGAGATGATGACGGAAATGTCAGCATCAAAAAAAGTATTGGTGCTGAAGTCATTGGAATGACCGTTTGTCCATGTGCACAAGAATCTGTAAGAGAATCTGATAAAATTAAATTATTAGAATTTTTAGATGAAGAAACTACACAAAAAGTATTAGATACTGTTACTTTTGCTTCACACAACCAAAGGGGAGTTGGAACATTGTTTATTGAAGTTCCGGAAGATAAAGTTGTCAAAGCAGAAGATTTAATTGAAATAATTGAGCAATCAATGAGTTCACCAGTATGTGAATTACTTAAAAGACCTGATGAAAATGCAACCGTAATGAATGCGCACAAAAAACCAGTATTTGTTGAAGATTGCGTTAGAAACATGATGGAAAGCATTGCTAAAAAGTACTCTGATTTCCCTGATGATACATTAATTACATCACGTCAGGAAAACCAGGAAAGTATTCACAGACACAACGCATTTGCGGAAAAAGTTACCACAATGGGCGAACTTAAAGCTGAATTGAATATTAAATAG